A region of bacterium DNA encodes the following proteins:
- a CDS encoding trigger factor: protein MKVDINKKSEIEVELLCEAEKVEIEEEKNKIIKEIKKDAEIEGFRKGKVPEDIIEKKFSETIKENILKNIISKAYYETLKKENFIPVIQPEIYDVEFTEEKLKFKIGLELKPGVKIKKYKGITVKKVEPKEVKEEDVENTLKELEKRPEFASSVIDLEKRQMWKKRIREELEEREKNSARIEEEKQLWNDLFKNAEFPIPEKLVAKRAREYTEYHLRRMNLQGKTREEIENYAQQIFKAVKPYAEEEVKKYFILDKIAEIENVVVEEKEVDERIEIFSRSIGKPFEEVKKELEKTGEIENIRDEIKIDKAYKIVKNNVNYIERIVIPGEENKK from the coding sequence ATGAAAGTTGATATAAATAAAAAAAGTGAAATAGAGGTTGAATTGTTATGTGAAGCAGAAAAAGTAGAAATTGAAGAAGAAAAAAATAAAATAATTAAGGAAATAAAAAAAGATGCTGAAATTGAAGGTTTTAGAAAAGGGAAAGTGCCTGAAGATATAATTGAAAAAAAATTCAGTGAAACAATCAAAGAAAATATCTTAAAAAATATCATTTCAAAAGCATATTATGAAACCTTAAAGAAAGAAAATTTTATACCTGTGATACAACCTGAAATTTATGATGTTGAATTTACAGAAGAAAAGTTAAAATTTAAAATTGGATTGGAATTAAAACCAGGTGTTAAGATAAAAAAATATAAAGGAATAACTGTTAAGAAAGTTGAACCGAAAGAAGTAAAAGAAGAAGATGTGGAAAATACATTGAAAGAACTTGAAAAAAGACCGGAATTTGCTTCTTCTGTAATTGACCTTGAAAAAAGACAGATGTGGAAAAAAAGAATAAGAGAAGAACTTGAAGAAAGAGAAAAAAATAGTGCCAGAATTGAAGAAGAAAAACAATTATGGAATGACCTTTTCAAAAACGCAGAATTTCCTATTCCAGAAAAACTTGTCGCAAAAAGAGCAAGAGAGTATACTGAATATCACTTAAGGAGAATGAATTTGCAGGGTAAAACAAGAGAGGAAATCGAAAATTATGCTCAACAGATTTTTAAAGCAGTAAAACCATATGCAGAAGAAGAAGTTAAAAAATATTTTATACTTGATAAAATTGCAGAAATTGAAAATGTAGTTGTTGAAGAAAAAGAAGTTGATGAAAGAATAGAAATTTTCAGCAGAAGTATTGGTAAACCATTTGAAGAGGTAAAAAAAGAACTTGAAAAAACAGGAGAAATTGAGAACATAAGAGATGAGATAAAAATTGATAAAGCATACAAAATTGTTAAAAATAATGTGAACTATATTGAAAGAATTGTTATTCCTGGTGAGGAAAATAAGAAATGA
- a CDS encoding ATP-dependent Clp protease proteolytic subunit: MKNQLIPYVIEVTERGERAYDIYSRLLKDRIIFLGSPITDHIANIIIAELLFLQNEDPKKDIHLYLNTPGGSITAGLAIYDTMQYVSCDICTYCIGQAASMGAVLLAGGTKGKRFLLPHSRVLIHQPWGGVEGTVVDVSIHTKEMIRLREIINEILALHTGQPIKKIEKDTERDYFMNSEEAINYGLADKIIQSTKLPK; the protein is encoded by the coding sequence ATGAAAAATCAACTTATCCCATATGTAATTGAAGTAACAGAAAGAGGCGAAAGGGCTTATGACATTTATTCAAGGTTGCTCAAGGATAGGATAATATTTCTTGGTTCTCCAATAACAGACCATATTGCAAATATAATAATTGCAGAACTTTTATTTTTGCAAAATGAAGACCCGAAAAAGGATATACATTTATATTTAAATACACCGGGAGGTTCTATTACAGCAGGTCTTGCAATATACGATACCATGCAATATGTTTCCTGTGATATATGTACTTACTGTATAGGACAGGCAGCAAGTATGGGAGCGGTTTTACTTGCAGGTGGAACAAAAGGAAAAAGATTTCTCCTTCCTCATAGCAGAGTTTTAATTCATCAGCCATGGGGAGGAGTAGAAGGAACTGTTGTTGATGTAAGTATTCACACAAAAGAAATGATAAGGTTAAGAGAAATAATAAATGAAATTCTTGCACTGCATACAGGACAGCCCATAAAAAAAATCGAAAAAGATACAGAAAGAGATTACTTTATGAATTCAGAGGAAGCAATAAATTATGGCCTTGCAGATAAAATAATTCAATCAACAAAACTTCCAAAATAA